The following coding sequences lie in one Myxococcus xanthus genomic window:
- a CDS encoding radical SAM protein → MNLKSLSLQELEAALAPLSPSPTAIRKVFAAVFAHGAQSVEEVASARQVPRRVGDHLRAHAEMPKLAIVERRRADDGFVKYLFDSPLGGRIEAVRIPIFDEKYVICVSSQVGCALACDFCMTGKLGFKRNLQTWEILDQVLQVREEADRPVRGVVFMGMGEPLLNYKETLRAADILRHPAGFSIAGEAITFSTAGHVPAIRRYVREGHPYRLAFSVTSAIAEKRAKVLPIEKTHPLPELIAAIREYSEVRRERAMIAYVAISGFNLGREDAEALKAAFEGIRIKVDLIDVTDPTGKYLPPTPEELSAFRDHLQILKSPVARRYSGGKEIGAACGTLAATQYGGTVMPRPAEAPTSTTP, encoded by the coding sequence GTGAACCTGAAGTCATTGTCGTTGCAGGAACTGGAGGCCGCGCTCGCGCCGCTCTCCCCATCGCCCACCGCCATCCGCAAGGTGTTCGCGGCCGTCTTCGCCCACGGTGCGCAGTCCGTGGAGGAAGTCGCTTCGGCCCGCCAGGTGCCGCGCCGCGTGGGAGACCACCTGCGTGCCCACGCGGAGATGCCGAAGCTGGCAATCGTCGAGCGCCGCCGCGCGGACGACGGCTTCGTGAAGTACCTCTTCGACTCGCCGCTGGGCGGACGTATTGAAGCGGTCCGCATCCCCATCTTCGATGAGAAGTACGTCATCTGCGTCTCCAGCCAGGTGGGCTGTGCGCTGGCGTGCGACTTCTGCATGACGGGGAAGTTGGGCTTCAAAAGGAATCTGCAGACCTGGGAGATATTGGACCAGGTGCTCCAGGTCCGGGAGGAAGCGGACCGGCCGGTGCGCGGCGTCGTCTTCATGGGGATGGGGGAGCCGCTCCTCAACTACAAGGAGACGCTGCGGGCCGCGGACATCCTGCGGCACCCGGCGGGGTTCTCCATCGCAGGGGAGGCGATTACCTTCTCCACGGCGGGCCATGTGCCGGCCATCCGCCGCTACGTGCGTGAAGGGCATCCGTACCGGCTGGCCTTCTCGGTGACGAGCGCCATCGCGGAGAAGCGCGCGAAGGTGCTGCCGATTGAGAAGACGCACCCGCTGCCGGAGCTCATCGCCGCCATCCGCGAGTACAGCGAGGTGCGGCGCGAGCGGGCGATGATCGCCTATGTCGCCATCAGCGGCTTCAACCTGGGCCGCGAGGACGCCGAGGCGCTGAAGGCCGCCTTCGAGGGCATCCGCATCAAGGTGGACCTCATCGACGTGACGGACCCCACCGGGAAGTACCTGCCGCCCACGCCCGAGGAGCTGAGCGCGTTCCGCGACCACCTCCAGATTCTCAAGTCACCGGTGGCGCGTCGGTACTCTGGTGGCAAGGAGATTGGCGCGGCGTGTGGCACGCTGGCGGCCACGCAGTACGGCGGCACGGTGATGCCGCGGCCCGCCGAGGCGCCCACGTCCACGACGCCGTGA
- a CDS encoding 4-alpha-glucanotransferase — MSTPGRLSGLLLPLFSLRSQTDFGIGDFGALEGLFSWMKAARQRMLMVLPLLPTAPGDPSPYATRSAFGLNPLFIDLQRLPEFTAAGGEAALSDAQRAQLTEARSAPRVRYDLVFPLKDAAFARAFDVFEAQHWAPQSERAKAFRQWRDAQGEWLESYALFTAISEQEDRRPWWEWPEPLRTRQPEALAQKSRELERRVRYHAWLQWVAEQQWNEVRTQARAQDVLLCGDEPFIIGQDSADVWAHPDILRRDARLGVPPDDFSATGQDWGLPYFDLAAMEKDDFAWLKMRAKKAASYYDLRRVDHAVGYFRQWIRDAQTPTGRFIPPDEESHRRLGEKTFRLLSEGAGIVAEDLGVIPPFVRHILAELKLPGYRVMRWERDDNHYRDPRQFPAVSLVTTGTHDTDTVAEWWEGAGDHERQAAARSWPELNGVAITREFTPDVHRAMLASALNANSDLCVLPWQDVLGTRDRINLPGSMSDSNWAYRIEQNVSDLLTDSRTREAAERLAWLTASARR, encoded by the coding sequence ATGTCCACACCCGGCCGGCTCTCCGGTCTTTTGCTCCCGCTCTTCTCCCTCCGCTCGCAGACCGACTTTGGCATCGGTGACTTCGGTGCCCTGGAGGGACTGTTCAGCTGGATGAAGGCCGCCCGCCAGCGGATGCTGATGGTGCTGCCGCTGCTGCCCACCGCGCCGGGTGACCCGAGCCCCTACGCGACGCGCTCGGCCTTCGGCCTCAATCCCCTCTTCATCGACCTGCAGCGGCTGCCGGAGTTCACCGCGGCCGGCGGCGAGGCGGCCCTGTCCGACGCGCAGCGCGCCCAGCTGACCGAGGCGCGTTCGGCGCCGCGCGTGCGCTACGATTTGGTCTTCCCCCTCAAGGACGCCGCCTTCGCGCGCGCCTTCGACGTCTTCGAAGCGCAGCACTGGGCGCCCCAGTCCGAGCGGGCGAAGGCCTTCCGCCAGTGGCGCGACGCCCAGGGCGAGTGGCTGGAGAGCTACGCGCTCTTCACCGCCATCAGCGAGCAGGAGGACCGCCGCCCATGGTGGGAGTGGCCGGAGCCGCTGCGCACCCGTCAGCCGGAGGCCCTGGCCCAGAAGTCCCGGGAGCTGGAGCGCCGCGTGCGCTACCACGCCTGGCTCCAGTGGGTGGCCGAGCAGCAGTGGAACGAGGTGCGGACGCAGGCCCGCGCCCAGGACGTCCTCCTGTGCGGCGACGAGCCGTTCATCATCGGTCAGGACAGCGCGGACGTGTGGGCGCACCCGGACATCCTGCGGCGCGACGCCCGCCTGGGCGTGCCTCCGGATGACTTCTCCGCCACGGGTCAGGACTGGGGCCTGCCCTACTTCGACCTGGCGGCCATGGAGAAGGACGACTTCGCGTGGCTGAAGATGCGCGCGAAGAAGGCGGCCAGCTACTACGACTTGCGCCGGGTGGACCACGCGGTGGGGTACTTCCGTCAGTGGATTCGCGACGCGCAGACGCCCACCGGGCGCTTCATCCCGCCGGACGAGGAGAGCCACCGCCGCCTGGGCGAGAAGACCTTCCGCCTGCTGTCCGAGGGCGCCGGCATCGTCGCCGAGGACCTGGGCGTGATTCCGCCCTTCGTGCGCCACATCCTCGCGGAGCTCAAGCTGCCCGGCTACCGGGTGATGCGCTGGGAGCGCGATGACAACCACTACCGCGACCCGCGCCAGTTCCCAGCGGTGTCCCTGGTCACCACCGGCACGCATGACACGGACACCGTGGCCGAGTGGTGGGAGGGCGCGGGCGACCACGAGCGGCAGGCGGCGGCGCGCTCGTGGCCGGAGCTCAACGGCGTGGCCATCACCCGCGAGTTCACCCCGGACGTGCACCGGGCCATGCTGGCCTCGGCGCTCAACGCCAACAGCGACCTGTGCGTATTGCCCTGGCAGGACGTGCTCGGCACCCGGGACCGCATCAACCTGCCCGGCTCCATGAGCGATTCGAACTGGGCCTACCGCATCGAGCAGAACGTGAGCGACCTGCTCACCGATTCGCGCACGCGCGAGGCCGCCGAGCGGCTGGCCTGGCTCACCGCGTCCGCGCGGCGCTGA
- a CDS encoding DNA-3-methyladenine glycosylase, translated as MNWLPESFYARPALVVARELLGTLLVVEEGGQCRVGRIVETEAYIGEHDLACHAAKGLTPRTEVMFGPAGVAYVYLIYGMHHCFNVVTDATGVGAAVLVRAVEPVEGLPPGTRTDGPGRLCKALGLTRAHNRRGLCTPALHLRPGTPVPESAVSRGPRIGVDYAGAWAAEPFRLWVRDSQHVSKGPPPGRRKPA; from the coding sequence GTGAACTGGTTGCCGGAGTCTTTCTACGCCCGTCCCGCGCTGGTGGTTGCCCGGGAGCTGCTTGGCACCTTGCTGGTGGTGGAGGAGGGCGGACAGTGCCGCGTGGGCCGCATCGTGGAGACGGAGGCCTATATCGGCGAGCACGACCTGGCGTGCCACGCGGCCAAGGGGCTCACCCCTCGCACCGAGGTCATGTTCGGCCCGGCCGGCGTGGCGTACGTCTATCTGATTTATGGCATGCACCACTGTTTCAACGTGGTGACGGATGCCACGGGGGTGGGCGCGGCGGTGCTGGTGCGGGCGGTGGAGCCGGTGGAGGGCCTTCCCCCGGGGACGCGCACGGACGGGCCGGGCCGCTTGTGCAAGGCGCTGGGCCTCACCCGGGCGCACAACCGGCGGGGCCTGTGCACGCCCGCGCTGCACCTGCGACCCGGGACGCCTGTTCCCGAGTCAGCCGTGTCCCGGGGGCCTCGGATTGGCGTGGACTACGCCGGGGCGTGGGCCGCCGAACCCTTCCGTTTGTGGGTCCGGGACAGTCAACATGTCAGCAAGGGGCCGCCACCGGGGCGCCGCAAGCCCGCTTGA
- a CDS encoding DedA family protein: MVEFIDQLISALGPLGLLVLGLAAMLEYVVPPFPGDTITLLGGVYAVRGSQPWLLVFLVVTVGSVAGAAINYAVGHWLAKRFDAHPERSFFGITHARLEQVQARMRVNGPWLLLVNRFLPGIRGLIFVAAGASRMPRFNALALGAVSAMAHTGLVLGLGTAVGGNLERLTALVTRYQYAVVGLVVIGAIGVGIRMLARRRAPAPGP; the protein is encoded by the coding sequence ATGGTGGAATTCATCGACCAGCTCATCTCGGCCCTGGGGCCACTGGGCCTGCTCGTGCTGGGGCTGGCGGCGATGCTGGAGTACGTCGTGCCGCCCTTTCCCGGGGACACCATCACCCTGCTGGGGGGCGTGTACGCGGTGCGTGGCTCGCAACCGTGGCTGCTCGTCTTCCTCGTGGTGACGGTGGGCAGCGTGGCGGGCGCGGCCATCAACTACGCGGTGGGGCACTGGCTGGCGAAGCGCTTCGACGCCCACCCCGAGCGCAGCTTCTTCGGCATCACCCATGCGCGGCTGGAACAGGTTCAAGCGCGCATGCGCGTGAATGGGCCGTGGCTGCTGCTGGTGAATCGTTTCCTGCCGGGCATCCGGGGCCTCATCTTCGTCGCCGCGGGGGCCTCGCGCATGCCGCGCTTCAACGCGCTGGCGCTGGGCGCGGTGTCCGCCATGGCACATACCGGGCTGGTGCTGGGGCTGGGCACGGCGGTGGGCGGCAATCTGGAGCGGCTGACGGCGCTCGTCACCCGGTACCAGTACGCGGTGGTGGGGCTGGTCGTCATTGGCGCCATTGGCGTGGGCATCCGGATGTTGGCCCGGCGCCGTGCCCCCGCGCCGGGGCCTTGA
- a CDS encoding BamA/TamA family outer membrane protein, protein MKHPVAADLLRYLRLATPLALLLTAACATTNAPPPSGPKVTDLEIQGTDQVSEGAIKDHILTTATPFWGFWPFGGPSYFDANAWQADLRRIERYYQAQGYYQAKVTNAEVKPDGDDKVAIDISVQEGEPTRISEIQVTGLDTLPEDVREEHRKYVLDGLPLHEGDVFKEESWEEAKVRVQERLRELAYAEAEVDGEVRVDVDTRQAVVELRTRPGIRYRFGNTFVATDANPQVPPRRIIEQVTGALKKGDWYSETALANAQARVFRMGVFGAVKVNRGAPDRESGTVPVVVDVREAPFRSVRLGGGLGVDAARQEVRAVGEWTHRNFGGGLRRFTVRGRLGYAFIPNVLSFNKDGPVFDVTAEYEQPRFLFRDLRAQNSLSVEKGLEQAYDFWGGRLQTGVIWQPHPDFSIFPSYNLQVYRLSGRVSADSRVPPIVLGCGEGQAQCNVALSFLELAFTWDRRDDVIEPRDGYYISLSVQKGGGTPLMGDFNYVRLLPDLRVYRSFGEDKRFILAAKVRAGTLNPAGGGQSSIVTRFFSGGGTFMRGFNGQRLSPLAALQRTADVDGDGNPDVVQDEEWDTVPVGGNSLFETSVEMRYQFTESLMVAAFYDTGLVGIEDFSHANRPKLFGPQHYHAVGMGLRYLTVVGPIRLDIARRLNIGGGLPVSTPGYIYPEAGGCFGIGSRWRPTGPTTPSGAFAGAPDGLCALHLSIGEAF, encoded by the coding sequence ATGAAACATCCCGTGGCCGCCGACCTGCTCAGATACCTCCGCCTTGCCACTCCGCTCGCGCTGCTGCTCACCGCGGCCTGCGCCACCACGAATGCGCCGCCCCCCTCGGGACCCAAGGTCACCGACCTGGAAATCCAGGGAACGGACCAGGTGAGCGAGGGCGCCATCAAGGACCACATCCTCACCACCGCCACGCCCTTCTGGGGCTTCTGGCCCTTCGGCGGCCCCAGCTACTTCGACGCCAACGCGTGGCAGGCGGACCTGCGCCGCATCGAGCGGTACTACCAGGCCCAGGGCTACTACCAGGCGAAGGTCACCAACGCCGAGGTGAAGCCGGACGGTGACGACAAGGTCGCCATCGACATCAGCGTGCAGGAGGGCGAACCCACCCGCATCAGCGAAATCCAGGTGACGGGCCTGGACACCCTGCCAGAGGACGTGCGCGAGGAGCACCGCAAGTACGTGCTGGACGGACTGCCCCTGCACGAAGGCGACGTCTTCAAGGAAGAGTCCTGGGAGGAAGCGAAGGTCCGCGTCCAGGAGCGGCTGCGCGAGCTGGCCTACGCCGAGGCCGAAGTCGACGGCGAGGTCCGGGTGGACGTGGACACAAGGCAGGCGGTGGTGGAATTGCGCACCCGGCCCGGCATCCGCTATCGCTTCGGCAACACCTTCGTCGCCACCGACGCCAATCCCCAGGTGCCTCCGCGCCGCATCATCGAACAGGTGACGGGCGCGCTGAAGAAGGGGGACTGGTACAGCGAGACGGCGCTGGCCAACGCGCAGGCGCGCGTGTTCCGCATGGGCGTGTTCGGCGCGGTGAAGGTGAACCGTGGCGCGCCGGACCGCGAGTCCGGCACGGTGCCGGTGGTGGTGGACGTGCGGGAGGCGCCCTTCCGCTCCGTGCGGCTGGGCGGCGGCCTGGGCGTGGACGCGGCCCGGCAGGAGGTCCGCGCGGTGGGCGAGTGGACCCACCGGAACTTCGGCGGCGGCCTGCGCCGCTTCACCGTCCGAGGCCGGCTGGGCTACGCCTTCATCCCCAACGTCCTCAGCTTCAACAAGGACGGTCCTGTCTTCGACGTCACCGCCGAATACGAGCAGCCCCGCTTCCTCTTCCGGGACTTGCGGGCGCAGAACTCGCTCAGCGTGGAGAAGGGCCTGGAGCAGGCCTATGACTTCTGGGGCGGCAGGCTCCAGACGGGTGTCATCTGGCAGCCGCACCCCGACTTCTCCATCTTCCCGTCGTACAACCTCCAGGTGTACCGGCTCAGCGGCCGCGTCAGCGCCGACTCCCGCGTGCCGCCCATCGTCCTGGGCTGCGGCGAGGGCCAGGCGCAGTGCAACGTGGCGCTCAGCTTCCTGGAGCTGGCCTTCACCTGGGACCGACGCGATGACGTCATCGAGCCGCGCGACGGCTACTACATCTCCCTCTCCGTCCAGAAGGGCGGAGGCACGCCCCTCATGGGAGACTTCAACTACGTCCGCCTGCTGCCCGACCTGCGCGTCTACCGTTCGTTCGGCGAGGACAAGCGGTTCATCCTGGCGGCGAAGGTGCGCGCGGGCACGCTGAACCCCGCGGGCGGCGGCCAGAGCTCCATCGTCACCCGCTTCTTCTCGGGCGGTGGCACGTTCATGCGCGGCTTCAACGGCCAGCGCCTGTCTCCCCTGGCCGCCCTGCAGCGCACGGCGGACGTGGACGGCGACGGCAACCCGGATGTCGTCCAGGACGAGGAATGGGACACCGTGCCCGTGGGTGGCAACAGCCTCTTCGAGACCTCGGTGGAGATGCGCTACCAGTTCACGGAGAGCCTGATGGTGGCGGCCTTCTATGACACGGGCCTGGTGGGCATCGAGGACTTCTCCCACGCGAACCGGCCCAAGCTCTTCGGCCCCCAGCACTACCACGCCGTGGGCATGGGCCTGCGGTATCTGACGGTCGTCGGGCCCATCCGGCTGGACATCGCCCGGCGGTTGAACATTGGCGGGGGATTGCCCGTTTCCACCCCGGGATACATCTATCCCGAAGCCGGAGGCTGCTTCGGCATCGGAAGCCGGTGGAGACCCACGGGCCCGACGACGCCCAGCGGCGCGTTCGCGGGCGCTCCGGACGGGCTGTGCGCGCTGCACCTGTCGATTGGAGAGGCGTTTTGA
- a CDS encoding RNA polymerase sigma factor, translating into MSDEAIREEDRQLLSRAQDGDVSAFEALVDAHRDKVYGLALRMTRSEADAAEITQDTFLSAYQHLKDFRGDAAFGSWVHRIAANHALMRLRHRRVAQAAEQELQGPEFTERGSLADYPQTDWSRDAEEKALDAELGSAIQQASDRLPEGYREVFLLKDVEGLSYEQIAEATGDSIPAIKSRLHRARLALREAIDAFYNRDSREL; encoded by the coding sequence ATGTCCGACGAGGCCATCAGGGAAGAGGACCGTCAGCTCCTCTCTCGCGCACAGGATGGAGACGTTTCCGCCTTCGAGGCCCTGGTGGATGCCCACCGGGACAAGGTGTATGGCCTGGCGCTCCGGATGACCCGTTCGGAGGCCGACGCGGCCGAAATCACCCAGGATACCTTCCTGTCCGCCTACCAACACCTGAAGGATTTCCGGGGGGATGCGGCCTTCGGCTCCTGGGTGCACCGCATCGCCGCCAACCATGCGCTCATGCGCCTGCGCCACCGCCGCGTGGCCCAGGCAGCCGAGCAGGAGCTCCAGGGCCCGGAGTTCACCGAGCGGGGCTCCCTGGCGGATTATCCCCAGACGGATTGGAGCCGGGACGCCGAGGAGAAGGCCCTGGACGCCGAGCTGGGCTCCGCCATCCAGCAAGCCTCGGACCGCCTGCCCGAGGGGTACCGGGAGGTCTTCCTCTTGAAAGACGTGGAGGGCCTCAGTTACGAACAGATTGCAGAGGCAACGGGGGACTCCATCCCCGCCATCAAGAGCCGGTTGCACCGGGCACGGCTCGCGCTCCGTGAAGCCATCGACGCTTTCTACAACCGGGACAGCCGGGAGTTGTGA
- a CDS encoding anti-sigma factor family protein translates to MKRDEALGIIERNEGAPQPAEVRMYNCKDSINLLLQFLDGEMSPEDTQHLREHLRGCSPCVDFLRTYRATPGLCKKALVAKMPKEVSEKLTEFLRSKIKSAS, encoded by the coding sequence GTGAAACGCGACGAAGCGCTCGGCATCATCGAGAGGAACGAGGGCGCGCCGCAGCCAGCCGAGGTTCGGATGTACAACTGCAAAGATTCCATCAACCTCCTGCTGCAATTCCTCGACGGAGAGATGTCTCCCGAGGACACACAGCACCTGCGTGAGCACCTGCGCGGGTGCAGCCCCTGTGTGGACTTCCTGCGCACCTACCGGGCCACGCCCGGGCTATGCAAGAAGGCGCTGGTGGCGAAGATGCCGAAGGAAGTCTCCGAGAAGCTCACCGAGTTCCTTCGCTCCAAAATCAAGTCCGCCTCGTGA
- a CDS encoding type II toxin-antitoxin system RelE family toxin, whose product MSYRVTITPELTEAYQQLPPSERQPIQERLDMLAEAAEDAAYSPSRMSRPHASELAVVSPGAHRIFLGDQWIAYRVQAEDRTLQLLDFGSWSKSPLARQAPTAAEWHGSGHREDGWDNEGGGSPPYTP is encoded by the coding sequence ATGTCCTACCGCGTCACCATCACCCCCGAGCTCACGGAGGCCTACCAGCAGCTGCCGCCCTCCGAGCGCCAACCCATCCAGGAGCGGCTGGACATGCTCGCCGAGGCCGCCGAGGACGCCGCCTACTCCCCGTCCAGGATGAGCCGCCCCCATGCGAGCGAGCTCGCGGTCGTCTCCCCCGGTGCACACCGAATCTTCCTGGGCGACCAGTGGATTGCGTACCGCGTCCAGGCCGAGGACCGCACCCTCCAGTTGCTGGACTTTGGCAGTTGGAGCAAGAGCCCGCTGGCACGACAGGCGCCCACCGCGGCGGAATGGCACGGCTCGGGTCACCGGGAGGATGGCTGGGACAACGAGGGCGGCGGCAGTCCCCCGTACACGCCCTAG